A region of Esox lucius isolate fEsoLuc1 chromosome 3, fEsoLuc1.pri, whole genome shotgun sequence DNA encodes the following proteins:
- the ca8 gene encoding carbonic anhydrase-related protein isoform X3: protein MADNTIDESDYYPGKDDLNWGYQEVGKEHKEGVEWGLLFPDANGEYQSPINLNSREACYDPSLLDVGLMPNYVVCRDCEVINDGHTVRIMLRSKSVVTGGPLPSYHEFELHEVRFHWGKENQRGSEHTVNFKAFPMELHLIHWNSTLFNSLEDALGKKNGVLIIALFVQIGKEHLGLKAITEVLQDLQYKGKTKIIPCFNPNTLLPDPLLRDYWVYEGSLTTPPCSEKVTWILYRYPLTISQIQDTCTGEHMPQPMVTTELSGI, encoded by the exons ATGGCAGATAACACTATAGACGAGTCTGATTACTACCCTGGGAAGGATGATCTGAACTGGGGATATCAAGAAG TGGGTAAAGAACATAAAGAAG GTGTAGAGTGGGGTTTGTTGTTCCCCGATGCGAATGGGGAGTACCAGTCTCCTATCAACCTAAACTCCCGGGAGGCTTGTTATGACCCCTCGCTGCTGGATGTTGGGCTCATGCCCAATTATGTGGTGTGTCGGGACTGCGAAGTCATTAATGATGGACACACCGTACGAATCATGCTGAGGTCCAAATCAG TGGTTACCGGCGGCCCCTTGCCAAGTTACCATGAATTTGAGCTGCATGAAGTGCGCTTCCACTGGGGCAAAGAGAACCAGCGCGGCTCAGAACACACAGTTAACTTTAAAGCCTTTCCTATGGAG CTCCACCTGATACACTGGAACTCAACACTGTTTAACAGTCTGGAGGATGCCCTGGGGAAGAAGAATGGAGTTCTCATCATCGCTCTGTTTGTACAG ATAGGGAAGGAACATTTGGGCTTAAAGGCCATAACAGAAGTGCTGCAGGACCTACAATACAAG GGGAAGACAAAGATAATACCATGCTTTAACCCCAACACACTCCTTCCTG ACCCCCTTCTGAGAGATTACTGGGTGTATGAAGGGTCCCTGACCACACCACCATGTAGTGAGAAAGTCACCTGGATACTTTACCGTTACCCACTTACCATCTCACAAATACAG GATACATGCACTGGAGAACACATGCCACAGCCAATGGTCACAACTGAGCTTTCAGGCATCTGA